The candidate division WOR-3 bacterium genome has a segment encoding these proteins:
- the neuC gene encoding UDP-N-acetylglucosamine 2-epimerase: protein MKKIKTVFITGSRAEYGLLYPVLKTFKISPEFDFKLVITGSHLSPFFGLTKNDIINDGFNIDYEVPFHLDSDLDEAFPISLGNGIIQFTHVFKILKPDIVFVLGDRIEVLSAALSANFLMIPLAHIHGGDNTSFMLPDTYIRHCISKLAHIHFPATKNSKKNLIKMGEDKRRIFVVGNLGIYSLDFKEIPDYKILKNKYNLFKEKEYALLIHHPFPFEKEKSLEELEIILKALFKFSLPFVAISPNNDPGGREMRNFLFSEAQRGNFILIDNLPYREFISLMKNAKFMIGNSSSALYEACLFKIPVITVGRRTELRERGGYIYNALKSEEIEDSIEKILKGKLPKFIPSPFKRIRGDLIIKKVIINFFKNYAKEEIFNKKLNIE, encoded by the coding sequence ATGAAAAAAATAAAAACAGTTTTTATAACAGGTTCAAGGGCTGAATACGGACTTTTATACCCTGTTTTAAAAACTTTTAAAATTTCGCCGGAGTTTGATTTTAAACTTGTAATTACAGGTTCTCATCTTTCTCCTTTTTTTGGTTTAACAAAAAATGATATAATTAATGATGGTTTTAATATAGATTATGAGGTTCCCTTCCATTTGGATTCTGATCTTGATGAGGCTTTTCCTATCTCTCTTGGAAACGGAATTATCCAGTTTACTCATGTATTTAAAATTTTAAAACCTGACATAGTTTTTGTTTTAGGAGATAGGATTGAAGTTCTTTCTGCTGCTCTTTCGGCAAATTTTTTAATGATTCCCCTTGCCCATATCCATGGTGGAGATAATACTTCTTTTATGTTGCCTGATACATATATAAGACACTGTATTTCAAAACTTGCTCACATTCATTTTCCTGCTACTAAAAATAGTAAAAAAAATCTAATTAAAATGGGGGAGGATAAAAGAAGAATTTTCGTAGTGGGAAATCTTGGAATTTATTCTCTTGATTTTAAAGAGATTCCTGATTATAAAATTTTAAAAAATAAATATAATTTATTTAAAGAAAAAGAATATGCTCTTTTAATCCATCATCCCTTTCCTTTTGAAAAGGAAAAATCCTTAGAGGAACTTGAGATTATCCTTAAAGCCCTTTTTAAATTTAGCTTACCCTTTGTAGCTATTTCTCCAAACAATGATCCAGGAGGAAGAGAAATGAGAAATTTTCTTTTTAGTGAAGCTCAGAGAGGAAATTTTATTTTAATTGATAATTTACCCTATAGAGAATTTATTTCTTTAATGAAAAATGCAAAATTCATGATAGGAAACTCATCAAGTGCCCTTTATGAAGCATGTCTATTTAAAATTCCTGTTATTACTGTAGGGAGAAGAACAGAATTAAGGGAAAGGGGAGGTTACATTTATAATGCTTTAAAATCAGAGGAAATTGAAGACTCAATAGAAAAGATTTTAAAGGGTAAATTACCTAAATTTATTCCTTCACCCTTTAAGAGAATAAGGGGTGATTTGATAATTAAAAAGGTTATAATAAATTTTTTTAAAAATTACGCAAAAGAGGAAATTTTTAACAAAAAACTTAATATTGAATGA